ATTATTTGTTTCCAGAAGTGTTAGTAGTCATGCTAAGTTGCCCTTCTTTGGCTAGATTGTCCAATGTTTTTTAGGcctgttttgtctatttttgtcaagatataaatgtttaattgctttaaaaaaactgTGTGGTTGCAGAAAAAAATTGTACTGTTATATTGTTGAGATCAATGAGACTTTTCTGTATTTACTTTTTCAGACATTATTTTGAACTCAGGCTCAGTCTCAGAGATTTCTTCAACATGTAATTTTCTAATGTTTCCTTTCCTGCAAGGAATGAGACAATATATTCTTGGAATATTAAAGTACTTTTGAAGTAACTCATACGTTTTCTCCCCTCTTCCATTTGTTTAGCTATTGAGGGTttgctttaaaacaaatttatgtaGAAATATCAGTACTATAATAGTATTGTGATACTGTGTATTTCTTAAGCATATGCCAGGAAGGAGAGCATTAGTTAGGTGTCCAAAAAACAGCCAACAAAACAAATCAGCTCTGAAAATCGTGAAGCAgtgaatattttagaattatttttgaaaCCTCTTTCAGAACTGTTTTTAGACCCCGTGGTAATTTGCTATGTAATTTAATACTAGTTTAGGCACTCCATGTACAGTTGGTATGTTTCCTTTTGAAAGATAATAATCTATTTATAATAAAAGTCTGAATATTTCAATCTCGGAATTCCTCTTTAAAACTTGAATCAGTTTtactattgctttttaaaatgttacctatttatatttgctttgtatatcaATGCTacacttcttgttttgttttaggtaTTTAAACCATGTCAGAGCTGCCTCACCACAGGACCTTGCTGGAGGCTATACTTCTTCTCTTGCTTGTCACAGAGCACTACAGGATGCATTCAGTGGGCTTTTCTGGCAGCCCAGTTAACCATTTATAAGATTTGGACCTTGGAGCTGAACCAGGGAGCTAGCAAAAGTAAAGCAGACTTATAAAATTATAGCTATGTGCAGCTGCACAACACAGTCCTTCCACTAGCAGCTGTGTTAAAGTATTTATAAGGAGAAAATTTCAGAACTAAGTTGAGTAATATAGGGGatatatatttgtgaaaaataatttttacttatatttttcagAGGATTTGACACGATAAGCCTCATCTGATGGAAGAGAGGAATAAATAATTCACCTATATGTGTTTGAGGTTGTGACAGActtataaaatctttttaaaaaataaagctataattTATATTAAGTTCTGTGGTTTTTCTCTTATTACAGTGTTTTActtgaacacattttaaataccattttGATTACAACATTTACTGTTAATATCCAAGTCTATTATTTCTTCTCATAAAATGTTCCCCTTTTTCCTAATGTCTTGTTAATACTAGTCCAGACAAGTGGATATATTTCCTTTGACCAAGTTATGGCAAGAAAAACCTGACCCATGATAATGTCATTCCCTCAATACTAAGGACTCAATGCCTGTTTTAAGCAGTGGAAAATGAGGCAAACCTTGATCAAGGTGTTATAGTTCCCAGCTGTGAGCCACACTCAGGATAAAACAAAACCCAGCATTAACCTGCTTTAGTGACACATTCAAAgaagttaataaaatttaatacttaAATGATACCTTTCACCTCCAATGTAAGCTCATTTTATGATGAATCCTTTGGAGACTGGAGAAGGTACATTTTAAGTACAGTTCCCTATGTATAAATTGTATACTGATACAGTTTTTTTGTTGAAACTTCAAAGGCTTTTATTACCAGGGTTTTGCTTAAAGAGTTTAGATATGAATAGGATGATATTGCAGCATCTCAACCTTGTATGAGTCTGTTACATAGAGCATTGGATATGGGATATAGTTTCTTAAGGAAATTAAGGGATTTCCTATCAAATCTCTATTACAACAGATGTTAGTTTTATGGGTAGAAACTTAGGTGAAACAAGACTTGTGGTTACATTAGGATGGACTATCCATCTGTAACAACTCCATCTTATTTTACTAAGCagttattaattaattttagcAATACATCTTCATCTTTATTGTACTTCTATCTTTgttaaatgagaaaaccaaggcatcAAATAATTGAGTAGACAAAGATCATATTCACAAGTTAGTAAAAAGCCAGAATTAgaatgcaggttttttttttcaaagtccaGTTCCATCTACATTCTACCAGACTGCATATCCTATTCCTGTATCTATTAGGTATTCCCGAACTGAGGATTAGTGTTTTTAAGTACAGTCTATAAATCTGTTCAAAGAATAGTTAGAACATTGAATGTAGAGTTAAGGCTTTGCAGCAGCCAATTGCAAAAATAAGGAATCCAGTCTTTTGAAAAGAAACACTACTGCTTGTTCTCATaccttttataaatgtattttaaaaagaatgaactaatTAATAAAACATATCAAAGGCTTTTAAGGCTTGTTTTGAGCCTGCCTTATTGTGGAAATTGCATGCACCTGGTTTGGCAAATAAATTCCAAAACCTTtatacatttgtaaatattttgtagttGCTATTGCTGTACTTTGTTCAATAGGCCAAATTTAGAAGTTAACTGACCTTATTTGATCAAAGGGAATGGTGAAAAATAACTTAGTGACAATTCACTGAGGTTTAGTGAATTCACTGAATTTACCAAACAACAGAAATATTCTAAATTGATGTGCTTATCCCCTACCATCCAAGTGATTTACTCTTAGAGACAAAGGCTGTACATATCTTTCATCTACATGAGTTAAGTCTTCAAGTATTTTATGAGTACAGAAGTAATAATTAACAACTACTGTATTACCTGTGTCCCAGGCACTGCTTCATGCTTTGTGTATTACGTAATCCTCAAAACAGTTCTACTagtattttccccattttaacagatgaggaagctgagacagtGGTTAGGTAAGTTGCCAACAGTCATATAACTTAAaaatagcagagctgggatttgaactcaggcagccAGACTCCAGAAGCCATGCTCTAGAGATGACTGTCAAACAACTGCTGTGCTAAAACTAGTCCTGGTAGTCGAACTTCATAAGACTTCCAGGAGGTTCTACAGATCAAGTATCTAGATCTTTTATGAGATATAAATGACATCAACTAAATGATCTTGTTGATGTCCTAAGAGAAGTTCTGAGAAATTCATGATGTAGAAAATGATTTTACTAATAACTATACTCCCTCTTAAGCAGATATTAATGGTACAGAATACATTTACATCATAGTTAGTATACATGATTACTTAGTATTCCTTAATTTGATTCAATGAATATTTCAACTATGCTTCTCTTAGAAGTTGTCTTTAGGCTCTCAACAGGTTgtcagataattattttaaaatccaattaaGGTGGTAGAAAACCTGtcaaaaagttaacaaaattaaaaattgtatctaATGAGCTTTCCAGCTTTCTAGCTGTCATTTTCTAGTAGATTCATCAGGAATTCATTTACTAGGTATCACATCTGAAAGTTTAGGGTGGACCTAgatttaaataatgaataatcaCTTATCCACTCTGAAAGGGGGAAGTTAAAACGTTAATAGATACATCTAGTTCTGTTTTCTTTACAATTACATATTGCATATTTTGTCCAGAGTAACTAAATGGAGACAAGAGTCTTACCACTTTACATGTATAAATAAGAACATCATTTGTACACATACTTTATAACCTAGGACATCAGTGTACAATACTTGGGCTGTTTCAAAACAATTTGAATTAAGTAAGAATGAGTGTTCCAGTTCATTACATCCCTATACTGCTTATCATTTATTGCCTTCATTTGTTTACATGACCTGCCAGACTTCTGAAGGCATTTGAATTTGTAATTAATGATCTAGATTAGGGTTCTTAAACATTTTCTgtagggccagatagtaaatattttaggctttgcagggtAACAAGCAAAATCGTGGATATTATGTAGGTACTTACAGAACAAGCTAAAACAAAttgccacacttttttttttctttcaaactgtATCCAGCTTTATTAAAGATACTTTCCATAAACAATCATGGTATTTCAGGCAGGACATGGGCAGACAGTCATTAACAGTATACAACTTTCAAACTCTCTTCTTCAATGGACTACCAAAAATCAGCCGCTATAAAACCCAATGAAGTCCTCATCTGATGCTCTGAACAGGGAAAGTTTAGAGGGTTAACATTTCACATTTAGCATGTTGTTTAACAACTTTTCACAAGCCAACCCTGACTTTcaggaagtgaaatgaaaatggcagaatttatCCGAAGATCCATAATCTAGAAATGGAACCACTGCTCTTTTGACAGGTGCCATCTCAGTGGCATCACTGGAAAGTCCAGATTGCCAGACACACTGGTAACCAATGACCGGGGGTCAGGTCCCAACAGATGTCTGGGCTTAAGGGGATTAAGTCTATGCTGAAAGatggaaagggaaaagaagacataaaaacgAATTTGTTTTTCCATACCACAAGGCTTTTGTGCCAAGGTGGCCATGTGTGTCAAAGTCAGGAAATCCCTCCTCCTGGGAGCCAAGAGGAAGTCTCTCAAAACTAGAAGGGAAAGATGTTTTCCCCGTATCAATCCAGCTTCAGAGATATTCTATTAGTGACACATACCCCTTCCCccaaaaacaacaatgaagtgTTCTGTGTGCTAACAACATagcttaaaaaaagtaaaacaaaattctgcatttttataaaacttgataaagaatatttCAAACTGTACAGTCACCAGAAGTACAGTTATAAAAAATGCACACACTTCACTTGGGATCTCCAGCACCTTCCCGCTCCTTGCCAGCatcagcttttctctttttccctttgggtaccttctctcccttctttgcagGGGCCTTTTTAGGCTTGGGCTCTGGCTTTGGAGGAGCAGGTTTAGCAGACAACCTCGCAGATCTTCTCTGTGATTCATCCTTCACCTTGGCTTTATCTCCTTTAGCATCCCCTTCAGTCTTTCTCTTGGgcatggcggcggcggcggcggcgggatgTGGGCACCGGGTGTGGGACGCAGCAGCGCGCGGGCTTTGGTCGGTCCAGGGGTCGTTCTTGCCTCTTCTCCTTCACACTGCTCCCACgcttttttaattgacaaaattcaaaatatagcCCAATTTTTTGTAATGCCTTTTTTGGTGAGAATAACATTGCCTCTAATCAGGGTTCTAAGTAAGTGTTCCCTGTGATCAAAATCAGTTGTAAATGATTGCCTATTAATGGTTATCATTAACCATCATTAACCATTAATACTAATGGTAATAAGATTTTAcacatttcatctttaaaaatgtcttctcaTACAGATAGGTATTGCCAAATACTGCTATCAATCCAGGAGCATATGAAATTAACTGAGCATATTCATCACTTGGAAAGCATTTGTaaaattcttttacatttcttccctTGAAATTTGCCTTTTAGCATGTCATTATTTTAATCACTTCTTACTGAAAATTAGGTTGAATCACCTCAATTGCAGTTAAATAGATTTTGAAACAGGGAAATTTCCTTTGCACTTGCACCTAGGTCCCTAAAAATGCTGAACTCAGAAAATATACTCACTAAAATTTGTGGGAATGGAaatcttgtttctttctctttgataGTATGACAAATGTGTAAGGATATTGTCATCAAATATTGTGATTCAAATATCGATTGTCAAAATGACTGTACCATATCAAAGTTGTTTTGCCTTGTGttttaggccattcttgcattgctataaagaaatacttgatactgggtaatttataagaaaagaggtataattggctcacagttctccaGGCTATAGGAAGCatagcactggcatctgcttctggggaagcctcaggaagcttttactcatggtagaaggcaaaatAGGAGAAGGCACTTCACATGGCGaaggcaggagcaagagagtgtGGGGGGCGAGTGCCACATACTTTGAAACAACAAGATCTCATAACTCATTATCTTAAGGACACCACCaaggggatagtgctaaaccattcacgaGGGCCACATAtaagggctcacacctgtaaccttcacacattgggaagccgagatgggaaGATctcaagcctaggagttcaaggttacattGAGGTGTAACTGTgtctctacactccagcctgggcaacagagcaagaccctgtctctaagtaaaaataaaaatagagtcaAAGAACCATCCagaatcatttcctttttaaagtgaCTATTTATGTCGCTTTCAATGTCCTTAACTCTTTAAGCAACTGTTCTTGCCAAAGGCCAGTAATCTTAAGTTTATTTTCTCTGGATATATTCAGCTGCTGCATCCAAACATAATTAATTCACACCATCAATAAATGGCTTTGCTTGGCTAACAAATGATTGACTTAGAGACTTACTGTTGTTGCagcctcattttcattttgtgaagAAATTCTgctttgttatttccattttaaattttctaatttttctaacaGTTGCTTGCCTGTGAGTTGGGAATACTGTGATGAGTGGTTTGTCTGGTAATGTCAATGGTTATTCTTTTAGCTTAGCTATATAGATGCTTTGTCGTCTAATTCAACATCAAAATAATTCACACCCtactgtactttaaaaataacaacaaagtcCACTTTTCTTGTTTTGCTATAATAGATATGCTctggtaataaaaaataaaatgtgggttCATGTGATATACATGGCACTCAAAATGCTGTCGTTACAACCACATCAGTGATTTGTGATGTGTCAAACAGCAGTGTGAAGTGATGACAGTCACATTCAGTGTGTGTTGCAACCACTCAACTCTGCTATTGTTCAAGAAAGCAGCTGCAGTCctcacttcagcagcacatatactaaaaaacTGGAATGGTACAGAGAAGATCAGAATGGTCCCTgcgcaaggatgacatgcaaattcgtgaagcgttccatattaaaaacaaaaaacagctgcagatgatatgtaaacaaatgagcatggtaTGTTCCAATCAAACTTTATGAACTCTGAAACTCTTAATTTCatacaattctaatttttaaaactgatacataatagatgtcaTAAAATTTTCACGTCACAAAAtgttcttttgattatttttcaacCAATGGAAAACGTAAGAACATTATTAGGCCACAGGCCATATGAAAACAGGTGGTGGGACAGATTTGGCCTGCAGGATGTAGTTTGCCTGCCCCGttctaaataatttcattttttattacttttatggtGATAGTTAATTGGCAGTAAAGGAGTAGTTACGTAAAGGACAACTACAAAGTGGTGTTAATACCTTCCTAGTTAGTACTCAATCACCCtactttcaaaaattattttccctgagagaaaatatttattcatatttatccaataaaaattagatatattttgttataaaataattgtatgtTATAATTTAGATAACAGGGAATGTATTTGGTAGCCTTAGTTCAGTTAAAGTTTAATTGGTAATCCTCAATTTGTAAAATAAGGCAAAGTACAAGGGTTCAATAGTAAAAACCAAAccctaaaattttattaaataatacaaattctatTTCACTACATGTAAGTCTGGTAGGGAGATGGAGAAAACATTTCCAATTAAGTGTTTGAAACAATTTGTGTTTTTTCGTCTGAAAAGGCTTCAGCCGTCCTCTGCCTTTTAAGAGGTGGATCTTCATGATTCTCTGTAATAAATCCAGAAAACCTATTTTAGGTAAGATATTAACAGTTGAAAatactcttaaaaaaacaaacaatatagGCATTTTTAATCTAGTCAACTTAAACATGAAATAACATTCTTGCAGATTTACTATTTTAATGAAATAGCCTTCTATTAGACTGAACTAACACAGTAGCTTTCTATTAGACTGAACTAATACTGcattaaaatttgtaaaactgGGAGGAATTAGTTACAATTGAATGGCAAGGTTTACATTTAATTTCCCAGAAACTGCTCACCTGGATTTCTGGTCTGGTTCTTGTAGAGGACAGAGGCAGGAATCTGAAACGTGATGCACAGCATTTCCTTGTTTGGGGCCACATTTCTTACCAGGTGAACTGAACTGCATGCCTCCAGAGAAATGCCTAACACAGCTCCAGCCCTTTGCCGAACATCCTCAGCAGGGTTAGCATCTTTGGAAAAGCTATAACAATGCACTATGGGAAGGAACTCACTGCTGCATGGCTGCCCATCTAAAAGCCACTTGAAAGCACTAAGAAACTCTATAGCTTTTGCTGGCAAGTTCATGACAACGTGCACagagggttttctttcttttgacagaccCAGCAGCTGCATTAACTCTTCTTTGACTGGTCCTTGGAGGAAGTCTTTCCCATCCAAGTTGAAGACTTTCACCTTTTGGTCCACTTTATTTAATTTACAGTTGTACAACAGCCATTTATGAGATTCAGGATTGAGATCATTGGCAAATACAGTGCAGTTTTTCTTTGCTACTGGAATGGCAAAGGGCCCAACCCCAGCAAAAACATCAAATAGGACATCCCCAGGTTTGAGAAGTTCTGTGATACGGCTGTGTTCTGTAGACAGACGAGGATTCCAATAgacttttgaaaaatcaaattcaTAGGTGTAGTTGTTTTCTCGAACCTGAAAAAAGGTGTTATGCTTTTTGGTTAATTTCCTTGGTCCTAAATCCTAACCATTGATATTGGATAGGTTGTGTATACACACAggcaaacacatacacatttaagTTTACTACTGTAAGAGCCAAACAACAGTGCATTTAAAGGCATTTTAATTAGACTCCTGGTGTTTATGCTATTCCTAAGGCCAGTTAATATACTGCATTAGACTTATTCGTGAGAAAAAGTCATCTCTTTAAAGCCAAATGGCTCTCCATCTCAATCCTATAGGGCCATGGCCATAAAGTAGTTACCATATCACATGAGGAATTTTTCAGACAGGCCAATTAACTGGCTTAATTATACTCTTATGTCACCAGATAGACAAGGCAAGACCTACAATTTTGAAACAACACACCACCCATATCTTCATGCTGGGTAGCCAAGTTGCAGACAGTACTTCTATGCAGCAAACAAGCTTCCCTCCTTATTTAGTTTTGTGTTTGTAAAAGGGAGCCATGGTAGATGTGTCACTCAATTTTGAGGTATTTTACTATGTTTTTCGACAGCTACTTGAACTTTGCAAATTTGATGTCTATAAATTAGAGCCAGTGTATAGAATGAATCATTCCCAGATTCTCTTTCCCAAATTTGAGTTTTCATGGGTAAACTAAATATATACAGTGAAGCTAATTCTTGAACAAAAGACTTTTTAACGTTTCTTTTGGGTCTATTGTAGTAGACaccttaaaaaacagaaaataaaacttaagttACAGTCATGAAGTATGACCTCAGCCATCATCTTAAACTCATTAATTTATGCATGAAGAATCAAAGGCCAGAAAGTTCATAAGTTCTATAAATCTCATAGATAGATACATCTTCCATCTTCTGCTTTCCAGGACCTTAATTCCcaatttgtatgtatattttttttccttctcccaaCCATATCAGATGCTTCCGGCCAAATTATTAAGGTTACAGAGGTGGAAATGTTTCTGCAAATTTCTGCCAACTAAAAGTCTTTCTGGGTATAACCTAGAAGGTTTAAATATATCTCGAGAACTATTTTATACATACTGTTCTATAACTTGCTTTTTGTCACTTATATTGCTTTCTGGCAATTGTCCATTGTCAACCTATCGATGGACaacttattttaacaaatatggaGCTAAAAAACCTTTAATGATGgaaatattccattgtatcacTATATGAGAATTTAACCAATTCTTCTGAAAAGGCTTTATCAGTGTTATTCCATCAATAGCATACATAAGTGATCACATTCTCACATACTCACCAACACTGGATGTTACAAGTATTTTAAATCTTTGTCATCTATTCTGACTCTAAACATAATATTGATATACACCTTACTTGGAGATAATAAAATATACCTTTGTCATCATGTTCTGCTCTCCAGATAGCACTTCCATTTGGAAATTTCGGTACATATtgtcaatattatttattttatttactgctgAGGTGATTCCTGGATTTTTGTCAATCATAACCTGgcctaaaagaaaaaatgaaaatccatAATACTGCCTATTGGTTGCAAAATAAAAGCTAACATTGTTAATATGAAACAGAAATGAGTTGTATTTCTTTTGGTTGATAAAGACTGCACCTACTGTGTGTAAtgtggcatgcaatttaaaaaattcaacagatGACTAAAGTTAATGTCTGACGGTTGCtaatatgcacacacaaaatgttgggtacatttttaaagaaaacgtTTTGAGGAGTTTGGGTCTACCTAatgttttttccatgttttaCTAAATCTTTTCAAATGAACCAATAAACAAGGAACCAAAAAGGTAGATCACAAGGAATTgggaaagaatggaaagagaTGTAAAGGACCCTGGCAACAAATGGCCTCAGAAAACAGTAAAACATCTGCCGGTTCCACTGGCCTCAAGCCAAATGTCTGTTTTACTATGGCTTTGGAACAAATGCCCCCACTTTAGAAATATATGCCagcaaaacaatgtttccaaaaaaaaagaaacatagattATTTACAGTCCTATCTAAATTAAATGTTCATTTACTTCAGAGCAAAAAAAGCTACAGAACTGGCATACTCATGGCCATTTGATGAATCTATTTTTTTAGTTAGcactttaaaaaagttataaaaatctaTATGCTATCTCATTGCATAACTTGATTTGTAAATCAGCACACAGTACCCAATTATACAATATCCTGAAATACAACCAGCATTTGTCCCATTTCTGATAATCAGatacttgttttttaatatagTATCAATAAACGAATTAATCATTGTTCTTACCCTTTCTGCTTCATGTATCTGAACTCAACTTTTAAGGTACAGAATTTAGTTTGAAATGAGgaatgaaatttataaatttttaaaaactattctgaAGGTCTATAGTAAAAGCTTTAAAATTACTACTGTATGAAAATGTTTCACTTTTAATGTATGAGTGCCTCTATGaaagaaagtttataaaatagGAATGCCAGAGGAATGTTTGAGTTAGGGTAGGCAGTGACTCACAGGAAAGCCTAGACTTGACATTTGTACCCAGTCACAATTACAAGGATCTGCTTAAGTATTTATGTTACCACTATCCATTATTACTCCCttcatcaataaaaacaaaagaaatgtgtaaCAGGACAGTATGGTGCTTGACATATAGAAGAGGCTCAATTGGTTGAATCAATGAAAGCATAAGTAAACATCTTGCACTTTTGACTATAAAGTACCCAAATTTATGAAACCTAGTATTTAACATAGCCCTGAAGGCCTAACAAGTCTTGTGTACCAAAAAGATCTCTCCTCAATGTAGCTGCCAAAGCATGTGATTCAAGTTTAATCTACACTGATGTATTGTTGTACACAAAAGCCTGGACCAGTATTTGGAACTTGCTATGACTAAAgaagatatttcaaaatggcCCTCAAAAGAGGGTATGTAGCTCAAGATCTAGCTTAAAGTTAACATGATAAAATGTTCTGCCTCTGTAacttggcattaaaaaaaataatttttaaagctaaaattaaCAATTTGCAAATTCCCTTCAAATACATGAATATTACTATGACACACGTACCAATTAAATGTTTGAAAGGCAGCTGATGATCTCGAAGGTTTAGGTGTGCAATATGTCCAATCCTGCTAAACCCTGAAGTTACATCTTGACCTTCAGGAAGCACAGCTCTCAAGATTTCTTCTGACTTAAAGTGTTCATATGTTAGTTCCAAATTGTATTTAGAGATCTGTGGACTGACATTAAGCTGCTCTAAAACACTGAGTTCTGCTTTCTCAAAGGAATCatgagtaaatattttatagGGATCCAACATGATTAGTCTACTTTCTTTATCTTCCGGATCTTCAATCACACGTCTTATGCCTGGGCGCTGCAATGCTGCCCTTTTTAGGGATCGCATCAATTTACTGACTATTTCTTTCCTCACTTTAAGCACTGGAATGTTGACTGTCTTTTTAAAAGCTGTTCTATCAAGTTTTGTCAT
This genomic stretch from Homo sapiens chromosome 14, GRCh38.p14 Primary Assembly harbors:
- the TRMT5 gene encoding tRNA (guanine(37)-N(1))-methyltransferase isoform 1 (isoform 1 is encoded by transcript variant 1), with the translated sequence MTRALFAANSDDVIEDPPIHPRPTSDRYRSGRILWRPFGFSGRFLKLESHSITESKSLIPVAWTSLTQMLLEAPGIFLLGQRKRFSTMPETETHERETELFSPPSDVRGMTKLDRTAFKKTVNIPVLKVRKEIVSKLMRSLKRAALQRPGIRRVIEDPEDKESRLIMLDPYKIFTHDSFEKAELSVLEQLNVSPQISKYNLELTYEHFKSEEILRAVLPEGQDVTSGFSRIGHIAHLNLRDHQLPFKHLIGQVMIDKNPGITSAVNKINNIDNMYRNFQMEVLSGEQNMMTKVRENNYTYEFDFSKVYWNPRLSTEHSRITELLKPGDVLFDVFAGVGPFAIPVAKKNCTVFANDLNPESHKWLLYNCKLNKVDQKVKVFNLDGKDFLQGPVKEELMQLLGLSKERKPSVHVVMNLPAKAIEFLSAFKWLLDGQPCSSEFLPIVHCYSFSKDANPAEDVRQRAGAVLGISLEACSSVHLVRNVAPNKEMLCITFQIPASVLYKNQTRNPENHEDPPLKRQRTAEAFSDEKTQIVSNT
- the TRMT5 gene encoding tRNA (guanine(37)-N(1))-methyltransferase isoform 2 (isoform 2 is encoded by transcript variant 2) — protein: MVQGRYQPAQGCSLPCAAWAQKHREVTHPPRILWRPFGFSGRFLKLESHSITESKSLIPVAWTSLTQMLLEAPGIFLLGQRKRFSTMPETETHERETELFSPPSDVRGMTKLDRTAFKKTVNIPVLKVRKEIVSKLMRSLKRAALQRPGIRRVIEDPEDKESRLIMLDPYKIFTHDSFEKAELSVLEQLNVSPQISKYNLELTYEHFKSEEILRAVLPEGQDVTSGFSRIGHIAHLNLRDHQLPFKHLIGQVMIDKNPGITSAVNKINNIDNMYRNFQMEVLSGEQNMMTKVRENNYTYEFDFSKVYWNPRLSTEHSRITELLKPGDVLFDVFAGVGPFAIPVAKKNCTVFANDLNPESHKWLLYNCKLNKVDQKVKVFNLDGKDFLQGPVKEELMQLLGLSKERKPSVHVVMNLPAKAIEFLSAFKWLLDGQPCSSEFLPIVHCYSFSKDANPAEDVRQRAGAVLGISLEACSSVHLVRNVAPNKEMLCITFQIPASVLYKNQTRNPENHEDPPLKRQRTAEAFSDEKTQIVSNT
- the TRMT5 gene encoding tRNA (guanine(37)-N(1))-methyltransferase isoform 3 (isoform 3 is encoded by transcript variant 3), whose amino-acid sequence is MVLWILWRPFGFSGRFLKLESHSITESKSLIPVAWTSLTQMLLEAPGIFLLGQRKRFSTMPETETHERETELFSPPSDVRGMTKLDRTAFKKTVNIPVLKVRKEIVSKLMRSLKRAALQRPGIRRVIEDPEDKESRLIMLDPYKIFTHDSFEKAELSVLEQLNVSPQISKYNLELTYEHFKSEEILRAVLPEGQDVTSGFSRIGHIAHLNLRDHQLPFKHLIGQVMIDKNPGITSAVNKINNIDNMYRNFQMEVLSGEQNMMTKVRENNYTYEFDFSKVYWNPRLSTEHSRITELLKPGDVLFDVFAGVGPFAIPVAKKNCTVFANDLNPESHKWLLYNCKLNKVDQKVKVFNLDGKDFLQGPVKEELMQLLGLSKERKPSVHVVMNLPAKAIEFLSAFKWLLDGQPCSSEFLPIVHCYSFSKDANPAEDVRQRAGAVLGISLEACSSVHLVRNVAPNKEMLCITFQIPASVLYKNQTRNPENHEDPPLKRQRTAEAFSDEKTQIVSNT